In Providencia sneebia DSM 19967, one DNA window encodes the following:
- a CDS encoding YciK family oxidoreductase — protein MLHYQPKHDLLSNKTLLVTGAGDGIGREAALTYARYGATLILLGRTLHKLEKVSQEIEALTGKTSEIYEIDLLTATSEQCQKIADSIAQKHHYLDGVLHNAGLLGVVAPITEQPVDLWQDVMQVNVNATFILTQALLPLLLKAPHSSLVFTSSSVGKKGRANWGAYAVSKFATEGLMQVLAQEYQNSNLRVNCINPGGTRTNMRASAFPQEEPMKLKTPADIMPIYLFVMSDDSIRKTGISFDAQPDRKAGAAE, from the coding sequence ATGCTCCACTATCAACCTAAACACGACCTTTTAAGTAATAAAACCCTATTAGTTACTGGTGCCGGTGATGGAATTGGCCGTGAAGCCGCATTAACCTATGCCCGCTATGGTGCCACATTAATTTTACTCGGCAGAACTTTGCATAAACTTGAAAAAGTTAGCCAAGAAATAGAAGCATTAACGGGTAAAACCTCAGAAATCTACGAAATAGATTTATTGACCGCCACATCAGAGCAGTGCCAAAAAATCGCTGACAGCATTGCTCAAAAACATCATTATCTTGATGGCGTTTTGCATAATGCAGGTTTATTGGGTGTTGTTGCACCAATAACAGAACAACCCGTCGACCTTTGGCAAGATGTCATGCAAGTCAATGTTAATGCGACTTTCATACTAACCCAAGCTTTACTTCCTTTATTACTCAAAGCGCCCCATTCATCTCTTGTTTTTACCAGTTCCAGTGTTGGCAAAAAAGGCCGAGCAAATTGGGGAGCTTATGCCGTATCAAAATTTGCAACAGAAGGTTTAATGCAAGTTCTTGCACAGGAGTATCAAAACAGTAATTTACGTGTGAATTGTATCAACCCAGGCGGTACTCGCACTAACATGCGCGCAAGTGCATTCCCACAAGAGGAACCCATGAAACTAAAAACCCCTGCTGATATTATGCCTATTTATCTATTCGTTATGAGTGATGATAGCATACGTAAAACAGGGATTAGTTTTGATGCACAGCCTGATCGCAAAGCAGGTGCAGCGGAGTAA
- the cobO gene encoding cob(I)yrinic acid a,c-diamide adenosyltransferase, producing the protein MSQSRHEERQQRLKEQVDARIELAQIERGVLLVFTGNGKGKTTAAFGTVCRAIGHGLKSAVIQFIKGSWDNGERQLLEPLGVPFYVMSTGFTWETQDKEADTLACLDTWQHACKLLSDPTIDLVVLDEITYMISFHYLPLEEVINALTHRPENQSVIITGRGCHRDLLNLADTVTEMRPIKHAFDAGIKAQKGIDW; encoded by the coding sequence ATGTCACAAAGCCGACACGAAGAACGCCAGCAGCGCTTAAAAGAGCAAGTTGATGCTCGAATCGAGTTAGCACAAATAGAGCGCGGTGTTTTACTTGTTTTCACTGGAAATGGTAAAGGGAAAACAACAGCGGCTTTCGGGACTGTTTGCCGTGCTATAGGTCATGGACTTAAATCTGCTGTTATCCAATTTATTAAAGGCAGTTGGGATAATGGAGAACGCCAATTATTAGAGCCGCTCGGTGTTCCATTTTATGTTATGTCAACAGGCTTTACTTGGGAAACCCAAGATAAAGAAGCTGACACTTTAGCTTGTCTTGATACATGGCAACACGCGTGTAAATTATTGTCTGATCCAACAATAGATTTAGTGGTATTAGATGAGATAACTTATATGATAAGTTTTCATTATCTTCCTTTGGAAGAGGTAATTAATGCCCTAACTCATCGCCCTGAAAATCAATCAGTCATTATTACGGGTCGGGGTTGCCATCGTGATTTACTTAATCTTGCAGATACCGTGACAGAAATGCGCCCTATAAAGCATGCTTTTGACGCAGGAATAAAAGCCCAAAAAGGGATTGACTGGTAA
- the rluB gene encoding 23S rRNA pseudouridine(2605) synthase RluB, whose protein sequence is MSAKPQQTEKLQKILARSGHGSRREIETYIKEGRISVDGKKATLGDRIEVKSSVKIRLDGRILPIKEPEKEVCRVMAYYKPEGELCTRHDPEGRPTVFNRLPRIVGARWIAVGRLDVNTSGLLLFTTDGELANRLMHPSREVEREYAVRVFGEINDAKIRQLTMGVQLEDGPASFKTVSYRGGEGMNQWYNVTLTEGRNREVRRLWEAVGVQVSRLIRVRYGDIDLPKGLPRGGWTELGLEQTNYLRELVGLDAETESKVAVERDQRRIKANQIRRAVKRHSQVTARPASKRQSSKATSKRRTRI, encoded by the coding sequence ATGAGCGCTAAACCGCAACAGACTGAAAAGTTACAAAAAATTCTTGCCCGTTCAGGGCATGGTTCCCGTCGTGAAATCGAAACCTATATCAAAGAAGGCCGTATTAGTGTTGATGGCAAAAAAGCAACATTAGGTGACCGCATAGAGGTTAAATCATCCGTTAAAATTCGCTTAGACGGCAGAATCCTTCCGATTAAAGAGCCTGAAAAAGAAGTGTGCCGCGTTATGGCATACTACAAGCCTGAAGGTGAATTATGTACTCGCCATGATCCTGAAGGGCGTCCAACGGTATTTAATCGTTTACCTCGAATTGTCGGTGCTCGCTGGATTGCAGTAGGTCGACTGGATGTTAACACAAGTGGGCTTTTACTTTTCACAACTGATGGTGAATTAGCTAACCGCTTGATGCATCCTAGCCGTGAGGTTGAGCGTGAATATGCTGTTCGTGTTTTTGGTGAAATTAATGATGCCAAAATTCGCCAGTTAACTATGGGTGTTCAGTTAGAAGATGGTCCTGCTTCATTTAAAACGGTGTCTTACCGTGGTGGAGAAGGGATGAACCAATGGTATAACGTGACATTAACTGAAGGTCGTAACCGTGAAGTTCGCCGTTTATGGGAAGCCGTTGGCGTACAAGTTAGCCGCCTGATCCGTGTTAGATACGGTGATATTGATTTACCAAAAGGCTTACCGCGTGGCGGTTGGACAGAACTTGGCCTTGAACAAACAAATTACTTAAGAGAATTAGTAGGTCTTGATGCAGAAACGGAATCTAAAGTTGCTGTTGAACGTGACCAAAGACGCATAAAAGCGAATCAAATTCGCCGCGCAGTTAAACGCCATTCTCAAGTGACTGCAAGACCAGCATCTAAACGCCAATCATCCAAAGCGACCTCTAAACGTCGTACTCGTATCTAA
- a CDS encoding L-threonylcarbamoyladenylate synthase, producing MSQFFYIHPDNPQTRLISQSVEIINQGGVIVYPTDSGYAIGCRLEEKDAVQRICRIRQLDANHNFTLMCRDLSELSNYAHVDNSAFRLIKNNTPGNYTFILRGTKEVPRRLMNEKRKTIGLRVPSNPIARDLLEAVGEPLMSTSLIMPGDDFTQSDPEEIRDLLGKQVDLVIHGGYIGQKPTTVIDLTDDSPIVVRVGTGDPAPFE from the coding sequence ATGAGTCAGTTTTTTTATATCCATCCGGATAATCCGCAAACACGATTGATTAGTCAGAGTGTTGAAATTATCAATCAAGGTGGGGTGATTGTTTACCCTACCGATTCTGGTTATGCCATTGGCTGTCGCTTAGAAGAAAAAGATGCGGTACAACGTATTTGTCGCATTCGCCAGCTTGATGCTAACCATAATTTTACCTTAATGTGCCGTGACCTTTCTGAGTTATCAAATTATGCACATGTTGATAATTCGGCATTTCGTCTAATAAAAAATAATACGCCGGGTAATTACACCTTTATTTTACGTGGCACTAAAGAAGTGCCACGTCGTCTGATGAATGAAAAGCGTAAAACAATTGGTTTAAGAGTGCCTTCCAACCCAATAGCACGCGATTTATTAGAAGCTGTTGGTGAACCGCTAATGTCAACAAGCTTGATTATGCCTGGAGATGATTTTACGCAATCTGATCCAGAAGAAATTCGTGATTTATTAGGGAAACAGGTTGATCTGGTTATCCACGGTGGTTATATCGGGCAAAAACCAACAACTGTGATTGATTTAACGGATGACAGCCCAATTGTTGTTCGTGTTGGCACCGGTGACCCTGCGCCATTTGAATAA